The following are encoded in a window of Paraburkholderia hospita genomic DNA:
- a CDS encoding DUF2783 domain-containing protein, whose translation MALITQLNLTQPDDFYEALIDMHRDFDEAQSQAANAQLILLLANHIGDYATLMEAIRYAREGVDQPNPSAAQHTADAPRVAA comes from the coding sequence GTGGCACTCATCACGCAACTCAATCTGACGCAGCCCGACGACTTCTACGAAGCGCTGATCGACATGCACCGCGATTTCGACGAAGCGCAAAGCCAGGCCGCAAACGCGCAGCTGATTCTGCTGCTCGCGAATCATATCGGCGATTACGCGACGCTGATGGAAGCGATCCGATACGCGCGCGAAGGCGTCGATCAGCCGAATCCATCCGCTGCGCAGCACACGGCCGACGCGCCGCGCGTCGCCGCCTGA
- a CDS encoding RNA polymerase factor sigma-70 yields MAESMARFAARIDRHPAAFAQGALDDIDCEPSEAPREAHSSSSEERGCEGLLLDVLIENRRSLIQLARSFVGCSSRAEDVVHDVFIKLTGFSNQDDVRQPLAYVARMVRNASIDACRRQSLENTWHACEEDGLDVPSPEPSPESALVTRDSLRHAFDALAQLPERTRSAFERVRLREETLQETARALNVSQTLVHFMVRDAAKHCADCMHAGAQNVAYAKTTGRSKKSCASNVKQMTAL; encoded by the coding sequence ATGGCTGAATCAATGGCGAGGTTTGCAGCACGGATCGACCGTCATCCGGCGGCGTTCGCACAAGGCGCACTGGACGACATCGATTGCGAGCCGTCCGAAGCGCCCCGCGAAGCGCATTCAAGCTCAAGCGAAGAACGCGGCTGCGAAGGACTGCTGCTCGACGTGCTGATCGAAAACCGCCGCTCGCTGATCCAGCTTGCGCGGTCGTTCGTCGGCTGTTCGAGCCGTGCCGAGGATGTGGTCCACGACGTATTCATCAAGCTCACGGGCTTTTCGAACCAGGACGACGTGCGGCAGCCGCTCGCCTACGTGGCGCGCATGGTGCGCAACGCATCGATCGACGCGTGCCGCCGCCAGTCGCTCGAAAACACGTGGCACGCGTGCGAGGAAGATGGGCTCGATGTGCCATCGCCCGAACCGTCGCCCGAGTCCGCGCTCGTCACACGCGACTCGCTGCGCCACGCGTTCGACGCCCTCGCGCAATTGCCCGAGCGCACGCGCAGCGCCTTCGAGCGCGTGCGTCTGCGCGAAGAGACCTTGCAGGAAACCGCGCGCGCCTTGAACGTTTCACAGACGCTCGTCCATTTCATGGTTCGCGACGCCGCGAAGCATTGCGCGGACTGCATGCATGCCGGCGCGCAAAACGTCGCGTACGCAAAGACGACGGGGCGCAGTAAAAAAAGCTGCGCGTCGAACGTCAAGCAGATGACGGCCTTGTGA
- a CDS encoding FAD-dependent oxidoreductase, producing the protein MSSINYQTLSFEYRRCAEQDAVAATTDPARHPVIVVGAGPVGLATAIDLAQQGIPVVLVDDDCSLATGSRAICFSKRSLDIFDRLGCGDRMVDKGISWNVGKVFLQEEMVYTFNLLPEAGHHRPAFINLQQYYVEGFLLERAQSLSNIDIRWKSKVVGLQQHGEPGSADAFVTLTIETPEGEYALCGRYVVAADGSRSPIRNMMGLDSKGRVFKDRFLIADVKMEAEFPSERWFWFDPPFHPNQSVLLHRQPDNVWRIDFQLGWDADPALEKTPERVLPRVRALLGPDVKFELEWVSVYTFSCLRMERFRHGNVLFVGDAAHLVSPFGARGANSGFQDAENVAWKLAMVLDGRAPDALLDTYASEREYAADENIRNSTRSTDFITPKSPVSRTFRDAVLKLARKHPFARQLANSGRLSVPAVLRDSTLNSTDNDGFEGKMVPGASCVDAPVLSNGAPAWLLAQLGNAFTGVVFCGKDGIDAATQRALKALQTGSIPFRLVVVASHGIRHAVHDLDDAVVLEDAEGLAWSRYDAMPGTFYLIRPDQHVCARWRTFDATQIDAALKRALCVEGVA; encoded by the coding sequence ATGAGCAGCATCAACTACCAGACCTTGTCGTTCGAATACCGGCGCTGCGCCGAGCAGGATGCAGTTGCAGCGACGACAGACCCGGCGCGGCATCCCGTGATCGTGGTCGGCGCGGGACCCGTCGGCCTCGCAACGGCGATCGATCTCGCGCAGCAAGGCATCCCCGTCGTGCTCGTCGACGACGATTGTTCGCTCGCCACAGGTTCGCGCGCAATCTGTTTTTCGAAGCGCTCGCTCGATATTTTCGATCGCCTCGGATGCGGTGACCGCATGGTCGACAAGGGCATCAGCTGGAACGTCGGCAAGGTGTTCCTGCAGGAAGAGATGGTGTACACGTTCAATCTGCTGCCGGAGGCGGGGCATCATCGGCCCGCGTTCATCAATCTGCAGCAGTACTACGTCGAAGGTTTTCTGCTCGAGCGCGCGCAGTCGCTGTCGAATATCGACATCCGCTGGAAGAGCAAGGTGGTCGGCTTGCAGCAGCACGGCGAGCCGGGTTCCGCCGATGCATTCGTCACGCTGACCATCGAGACGCCCGAAGGCGAGTACGCACTGTGCGGCCGCTATGTGGTCGCCGCCGACGGCTCGCGCAGCCCGATCCGCAACATGATGGGCCTCGACAGCAAAGGCCGCGTGTTCAAGGACCGCTTCCTGATCGCCGATGTGAAGATGGAAGCGGAGTTTCCGAGCGAGCGCTGGTTCTGGTTCGATCCGCCGTTTCATCCGAATCAATCGGTGCTGCTGCATCGGCAGCCGGATAACGTGTGGCGTATCGACTTTCAGCTTGGCTGGGACGCGGACCCTGCGCTTGAGAAAACGCCCGAACGCGTGCTGCCGCGCGTGCGCGCGCTGCTCGGGCCGGACGTCAAGTTCGAGCTGGAATGGGTCAGCGTCTATACGTTCTCGTGTTTGCGTATGGAGCGTTTCCGGCATGGCAACGTGCTGTTCGTCGGCGATGCCGCGCATCTGGTTTCGCCGTTTGGCGCACGCGGTGCGAATAGCGGCTTTCAGGATGCCGAGAACGTCGCGTGGAAACTCGCGATGGTGCTGGACGGACGCGCGCCCGATGCATTGCTCGACACCTATGCGAGCGAACGCGAATACGCCGCCGACGAGAACATTCGCAACTCGACGCGCTCGACTGATTTCATCACGCCCAAGTCACCTGTCAGCCGCACGTTCCGCGATGCTGTATTGAAGCTTGCGCGAAAGCATCCGTTTGCGCGACAGCTCGCTAACAGCGGGCGACTTTCGGTGCCCGCCGTGCTGCGCGACTCGACGCTCAACTCCACCGATAACGACGGCTTCGAAGGCAAGATGGTGCCGGGCGCTTCGTGCGTGGATGCGCCTGTTTTATCGAATGGCGCGCCCGCGTGGCTGCTTGCGCAACTCGGCAATGCGTTCACGGGCGTCGTCTTTTGCGGCAAGGATGGTATCGACGCGGCGACGCAACGCGCGTTGAAAGCGCTGCAAACAGGTTCGATTCCGTTCAGGCTGGTTGTCGTTGCGTCGCATGGCATTCGCCATGCCGTGCATGACCTCGACGATGCCGTCGTGCTCGAAGACGCGGAAGGTCTCGCATGGTCGCGTTACGACGCCATGCCCGGCACGTTCTATCTGATTCGTCCGGACCAGCACGTGTGCGCGCGCTGGCGCACGTTCGACGCAACGCAAATCGACGCGGCGCTCAAGCGAGCGTTGTGCGTGGAAGGCGTGGCCTGA
- a CDS encoding MbtH family protein, whose amino-acid sequence MTQNTHQDAQDDVQYTVVINDEEQYSIWPTFRDVPAGWREVGVRGPKAACLEHIESVWTDMRPASLRRHMDAAPNTR is encoded by the coding sequence ATGACCCAGAACACGCATCAAGACGCACAGGACGACGTTCAATACACGGTCGTCATCAACGACGAAGAACAGTATTCGATCTGGCCGACGTTCCGCGACGTGCCCGCCGGCTGGCGCGAAGTCGGCGTGCGCGGGCCGAAGGCCGCGTGCCTCGAACATATCGAAAGCGTGTGGACCGACATGCGTCCCGCGAGTCTGCGCCGTCATATGGACGCAGCGCCGAATACGCGCTGA
- a CDS encoding MFS transporter, with amino-acid sequence MSQSITHAYEPGEPAAAYQDDNALYRKVALRIVPFLFLCYVISFLDRINIGFAQLQMKHDLGFSDAMYGLGAAVFYIGYVLCEVPSNLLLARFGARRTFTRIMLLWGVASVCMMFVSQASHFYLLRFMLGVFEAGFFPGIVLYLTYWYPARRRAVILSIFFAGVAVAGVLGGLISGWIMRDMAGVMGLYGWQWMFAIEGAPAVVLGLLAAFWLVDGPQHAAWLTPQEKAYLIEQRDAEHRPANSHSSRAFIDALRNPRVYLFAFIYFSLTCASLTLNFWMPLMIRDFGVHDVLWISLYTVIPNAIGAVGLILIARHSDRHGERRKHFAACTIGGGIALSLLTLHLSSFAAMLGILSIAAVLIFAALPIFWTVPSGYLSGKAAAAGIALISSIGITSGIVSPWVIGLIKTHTGSMDNALYLLTALLFMSGIALLRGVPEKRVVG; translated from the coding sequence ATGAGTCAGTCAATCACGCATGCCTATGAGCCCGGCGAACCTGCCGCCGCGTATCAGGACGACAACGCGCTGTATCGCAAGGTTGCGTTGCGGATCGTGCCGTTTCTGTTTCTCTGCTACGTCATTTCGTTTCTCGACCGCATCAACATCGGCTTCGCGCAATTGCAGATGAAGCACGACCTCGGCTTCAGCGATGCGATGTACGGACTCGGCGCGGCCGTCTTCTATATCGGTTATGTGCTGTGCGAAGTGCCGAGCAATCTATTGCTCGCGCGTTTCGGCGCGCGTCGCACGTTCACACGGATCATGCTGCTGTGGGGCGTTGCGTCGGTGTGCATGATGTTCGTGTCGCAGGCTTCGCATTTCTATCTGCTGCGCTTCATGCTCGGCGTGTTCGAAGCGGGTTTCTTTCCCGGCATCGTGCTGTATCTGACGTACTGGTATCCGGCGCGGCGGCGTGCCGTGATCCTATCGATCTTCTTCGCAGGCGTCGCGGTGGCGGGCGTGCTCGGTGGCCTTATCTCCGGCTGGATCATGCGCGACATGGCGGGCGTGATGGGCCTGTACGGCTGGCAATGGATGTTCGCCATCGAAGGCGCGCCCGCTGTCGTGCTGGGACTGCTCGCAGCGTTCTGGCTCGTCGACGGCCCGCAGCATGCAGCGTGGCTCACACCGCAGGAAAAGGCGTATCTGATCGAGCAACGCGATGCAGAGCATCGGCCCGCGAACTCGCATTCGTCGCGCGCGTTCATTGACGCATTGCGCAACCCGCGCGTCTATCTGTTCGCGTTCATCTACTTCTCGCTGACGTGCGCATCGTTGACGCTCAACTTCTGGATGCCGCTGATGATCCGCGACTTCGGCGTGCACGACGTGCTGTGGATCAGCCTGTACACGGTGATTCCGAACGCGATCGGCGCAGTGGGCCTGATTCTGATCGCGCGACATTCGGATCGTCATGGCGAGCGGCGCAAGCATTTCGCGGCGTGCACAATCGGCGGCGGTATCGCGCTTTCGCTGTTGACGCTGCATTTGAGCAGCTTTGCCGCGATGCTCGGCATTCTTTCGATAGCAGCCGTGCTGATCTTCGCCGCGCTGCCGATCTTCTGGACGGTGCCGTCCGGTTATCTGTCGGGCAAGGCTGCGGCGGCGGGCATTGCGTTGATCAGCAGTATCGGGATTACGAGCGGCATCGTGAGCCCTTGGGTGATCGGTCTCATCAAGACGCATACGGGCAGCATGGATAACGCGCTGTATCTGCTGACGGCTTTGTTGTTCATGAGCGGTATCGCGCTGTTGCGCGGGGTGCCGGAGAAGCGGGTTGTGGGGTAG
- a CDS encoding TauD/TfdA family dioxygenase yields MTASLPTLDDLRIEPGLPTIVSPRIDRSFTLEAAAPLLRDIANNCIERAGGVLFTGFDVPSIDTFQQFAASFGSPLIGYEFASTPRSQVEGAVYTSTEYPPHRSIPLHNEQSYTREWPMRIWFHCALAARSGGATPIADSRAIYRALDPALIERFARRELLYVRNFGQGLDLPWQQSFGTEDPRAVDAMCAARGIDCEWREDDDGEPLLRTRELCQAVAVHPRTGERVWFNQAHLFHLSALDEDMQEALVDAVGLDNVPRNVYYGDGAPLEADALAEIRGVLDQQRIVFPWAGGDVVMLDNMLTAHARDPFEGPRKVVVAMAESYSVPANAQRSKTFATAT; encoded by the coding sequence ATGACAGCGTCTCTCCCGACACTCGACGACCTGCGCATCGAGCCCGGCCTGCCGACCATCGTTTCGCCGCGCATCGACAGGTCATTCACGCTCGAAGCCGCAGCGCCGCTATTGCGCGACATCGCGAACAACTGCATCGAGCGCGCAGGCGGCGTGCTGTTCACGGGCTTCGACGTGCCGTCGATCGACACGTTCCAGCAATTCGCCGCCTCGTTCGGCTCGCCGCTGATCGGCTATGAATTCGCGTCGACGCCTCGCAGCCAGGTCGAAGGCGCCGTGTACACGTCGACGGAATATCCGCCGCATCGCTCGATTCCGCTGCACAACGAGCAGTCGTACACGCGCGAATGGCCGATGCGCATCTGGTTCCATTGCGCGCTCGCCGCGCGTTCCGGCGGCGCGACGCCGATCGCCGACAGCCGCGCGATCTATCGCGCGCTCGACCCCGCGTTGATCGAACGCTTCGCCCGACGCGAACTGCTGTACGTGCGCAACTTCGGCCAGGGACTCGATCTGCCTTGGCAACAGTCGTTCGGCACCGAAGACCCGCGCGCCGTCGATGCGATGTGCGCGGCGCGCGGCATCGATTGCGAATGGCGCGAAGACGACGACGGCGAACCGCTGCTGCGTACGCGCGAGCTTTGCCAGGCGGTTGCCGTGCATCCGCGCACGGGCGAGCGCGTGTGGTTCAATCAGGCGCATCTGTTCCATCTGTCCGCGCTCGATGAAGACATGCAGGAAGCGCTCGTCGATGCAGTGGGTCTCGACAACGTGCCGCGCAACGTCTATTACGGCGACGGCGCGCCGCTCGAAGCGGACGCGCTCGCGGAGATTCGCGGTGTACTGGATCAACAGCGCATCGTGTTTCCGTGGGCGGGCGGCGATGTGGTGATGCTCGACAACATGCTGACGGCACATGCGCGCGATCCGTTCGAAGGCCCGCGCAAGGTCGTCGTCGCGATGGCGGAAAGCTACAGCGTTCCAGCAAACGCACAAAGGTCCAAAACCTTCGCCACCGCTACATGA